One window from the genome of Lentibacillus daqui encodes:
- the ftsW gene encoding putative lipid II flippase FtsW: MKRLFKYNDFTLMITPLVLSAFGMVMIYSASMVTAVVEGHESTFYLFRQLQWFVVGTIAFVFCSIFSYKYYQKLMKLIMLFIFILLIAVLFFGKNVNNAQSWFSFGPISLQPAEFAKLGLIMYLASVYSKKQSYIKEFNRGVLPPLILTGAVLGLIVLQPDIGTAAIIFLIACSVIFSSGIKFKHLFVLIAIGLLIIMIAVPSMVTDVRIGRFTGAYQPFEHPDDIGYHLIQSYLAIGVGGLTGEGLGNSVQKLGYLTEAHTDFIMAIIAEELGFIGVILVIGLLATIVLRGIFIARKCKDSFGALLAIGISSMIGIQAFINLGAISGLLPITGVPLPFISYGGSSLLIMLISMGILNNIARSVKKQEQQPVQVKSKDMPQNVDKGGRSWLM, from the coding sequence ATGAAAAGGTTATTTAAATATAATGATTTTACCTTGATGATTACACCTTTGGTACTAAGTGCTTTCGGGATGGTCATGATCTATAGCGCAAGTATGGTGACTGCCGTCGTTGAAGGACATGAAAGCACCTTTTATCTTTTTAGACAATTGCAATGGTTTGTCGTTGGCACGATTGCCTTTGTATTTTGTAGTATATTTTCGTATAAATATTATCAAAAACTTATGAAATTAATCATGTTGTTTATTTTTATTTTATTGATAGCCGTATTATTTTTTGGGAAAAATGTAAATAATGCGCAATCCTGGTTCAGTTTCGGCCCCATTAGCCTGCAGCCTGCGGAATTCGCAAAACTGGGGTTAATTATGTATTTGGCCTCCGTTTATTCAAAAAAACAGTCCTATATTAAAGAGTTTAATAGAGGAGTATTGCCCCCGTTAATCTTAACTGGGGCAGTATTGGGTCTGATTGTTTTACAACCGGATATTGGAACTGCAGCAATTATCTTTTTGATTGCCTGTTCGGTCATTTTTAGTTCCGGAATTAAATTCAAACATTTATTTGTCCTGATTGCCATCGGTCTTTTGATTATTATGATTGCCGTACCAAGTATGGTAACTGATGTACGAATTGGCAGGTTTACCGGAGCCTATCAACCTTTTGAACATCCGGATGATATAGGGTACCATCTAATTCAATCCTATTTGGCAATCGGTGTTGGGGGACTGACCGGTGAAGGGCTTGGCAATAGTGTTCAAAAGCTTGGCTATTTGACGGAGGCGCATACCGATTTCATTATGGCTATCATTGCCGAAGAATTGGGATTCATCGGTGTCATCCTGGTGATTGGTTTGTTGGCGACCATTGTATTAAGGGGGATATTTATTGCCAGAAAGTGCAAAGACAGTTTCGGTGCTCTGCTCGCCATCGGGATTTCTTCGATGATTGGCATTCAGGCATTTATCAATTTAGGAGCGATCAGTGGTTTACTCCCGATTACTGGTGTACCATTGCCGTTTATTAGTTATGGTGGTTCTTCCCTGTTGATCATGTTGATCTCGATGGGAATTTTAAATAATATTGCTAGAAGCGTAAAAAAGCAGGAACAACAACCTGTTCAAGTAAAAAGCAAAGATATGCCACAAAATGTTGATAAAGGAGGAAGATCATGGCTGATGTAA
- a CDS encoding YlaN family protein gives MLSEVTVNHREKAYALLKADADKILKLIEVQIENLMTPKCPLYEEVLDTQMFGLSREIDFAVRLNLIDENDGKSLLENLERQLNILHEAAQKSV, from the coding sequence TTGTTATCTGAGGTGACCGTAAATCATCGTGAAAAAGCCTATGCCCTTCTTAAGGCTGATGCTGATAAAATTTTGAAACTAATTGAAGTTCAAATTGAGAACTTAATGACACCTAAGTGTCCCTTGTATGAAGAGGTTTTAGATACACAAATGTTTGGTCTGTCCAGGGAAATAGATTTTGCAGTGCGGCTAAATTTAATTGATGAGAACGATGGAAAATCACTTCTTGAGAATCTCGAACGACAGCTAAATATATTGCATGAAGCGGCACAAAAATCTGTGTAG